The nucleotide sequence cgTCGGTGTCGGCtttcaattcattttcaatgaaaccgggcgttgacgctcgcgcagggcattgtgggagcatcacccggtttcattgaaaatgaattggaagccgactcGCCGCTTGcttcgctgtagtggacacgcacggTCAGTTTTTTCAATGCAGAAAAAACCctgcatatatactgtattgtcTAAAACTGCAAGAGCTGATGACTCCAATAGTATTGCTTCAACAAACCAATCACTCATGCAGTGTTTTAACTGATTCACAAGGGTACTTCCAGTCTATAGATGGAATGTGAGATGAAGTCTTCTAGTATTTGTATCACAGTCCAGAATAAAAGCTTCTTCACGTCAGAGAGGAAAAGTTTATAGGTATAGACTAGTTATCAAAATGCCGTgtcaaataaaaaatgaaaaactaTGCTAGTCgttttattttataaacactttcaTTTAAAATCAAACGGTAAATAATCCAAGCAACCTCATTTACTGCAACGTAATATGTatcttcaacaacagcttttttCTTCAAATTAGGGACACTAAACTAAGGAAATACAGAGGTTTGGaaatcagtgagtgtgtgtctacttgtaaggaagagagacagaccaaCAATGTGTCATTTCTACACATGGTTAGAATACACACTGCCAGTAACAGATTCtagaaatgtataaaagagttGGGGTTGCAGGTGGGTAGCTACTCCCAGGCAGGTTGGGAATCGGTGCTGATTCTAGTACACTGGGACAGAGTTGAAGGAAATGTGAAGGTATGTTCCAGCCTGGACTGTCGATCAATAGGGTCTGTCTCGACGATCCTGTCTGTGTTCTCCCCTGCAAGAGATTCAACTTCACTTTTCCAGTAATGGTAATGGAGTTTGGTCATATAATCTAACAATCATGACAAGGCAAGCaacttggtgtgtgtctctgcatcagagaatctgtgtgtttggatggtCACACTTGACAATCCCTCACCTCCCGTCCATTTTGCCAGGCCCGAATCCTCCCCggtcacccccccggccccctctgAAGCCCCCTCTGTCCCCACCCCGGCCCCGGAAGCCTCCACGGTCAAAGctgcctctgcctccatctcctccgTAACCTCCTGAGAAAAAACAAGTGACGAAGAACTGCACTGAACGAGACATTGCTTCAAACAGACAGTGTCCAATGATTAAATACACAAACCTGGCCCAGTATTGTGGACACACATTTACGCTGTAAATCCTGTGTATATGCATTTGTTGTTAGGCACAAAGCCATCTTGTTGAATGATCCTTGGCCAACAAAAACAGGAAATGCCAGTTCTGAGAAAACTGACAGGACTTTGGAGGTAACCTTATACCCGGCTGTGCACATGTCACATCTGAGCCATCTAGTAAACCTAAAATGTATTAGCTGTTGTGACCTGCATCACAAAACAAACACCTTATATGTAGCTGTATCAGCCAACTACAGAGAAATGGTGCATTGTAAAAACAGTTTGTAGTGTCTTGGTGGTCTCAAAGCTAATAATCCTGTACTGAATGTAGTATTCATATCAAACATTACCTTTGCTGGCAGCTAAGttcaaacaaataattggtgGTTAGCCTTACCTCCTCCCAAAGGAGGTGACATCCCTCCAGCCACATCAGGTTTGGGCGCCTTGCATTGGTTACACTCGTTACGCCATGAGAAATTCAAGTTGCCACAATCCCTGAGTCACAAAGAGACACAAAAAATAACTGAAaaaacaccaccaccccacTGATGAATGTATAATAAACAGTGTTGGGAATAACAAATTACAAAGTAACGCGTTACTGTAACTCCACTACTTTTGGCGGTAACTAGTAATGTAACTAATTACTTTTTTCAATTAAATAACGCAGTTACATTACTGAAATTTAAATGGGCTCGTTACTCGTTACTTTTTTCTTGCATGAATTCCCCAATTTCCTGTTTTTAATCTAACCTAAACAAGTTTACGGCGACGCAATGTATGAATGAATCAATCCCCATTTTAGACTAGCTCACAAACTGGCCGACAGTTCGGACCATGCAAGCTTTTTGTCATGGAAATATCAACATTATTTTTCCCTTGTCGAGATCAAGGATAAAATACTGGTTAGTTGTagtttgtgtgcaggtgtgagaaCTTTATCCACTGCGAAGACTAGTAATTATAATCTTCACAAGCACCTAGTAAAACAACACGCTTCTACATTTAGTCagtttggcagacgctcttatccagagcgacttacattaagtacagggacattcccccgaggcaagtagggtgaagtgccttgcccaaggacacaacttcatctggcacggccgggaatcgagctggaaaccttctgattacaagcccgcttccctaaccgctcagccacctggcttCCAAAAAGCTAATCGTAAAAGAACCCAGTGCTAGCTCCGCTGATTAAGCAGTCCGAGCCACTTCATCAAAACAGCCGAGgcttgtttttttaaacagaagTATTTCCAGTCTCTAAGCCAGACAGAACTAAACAGACTGATTGCCAGGTATGTTGTCAAGACATGTGACCTATGTCAACAGTTGAGTCCGTTGCCTTCAGGCAACTAATTAGCAACATACAatgatataacattttacagTTGTCTTGTCCCACACTGTGCCACTGCAACACTAAAATATTATAACTATCTGTGTGCGTTACATTAAAAGTAACgcagcactttgagctgcaattcttgtatgaaaagtgctatttaaataaagtcttacttacttactttaccTTGTAACTAAGTACTTTTCTATGCAGTAACTAGTAAAGTAATGCAGTTacttctgaaataagtaactagTAACTGTAACTAATTACTAATTTTAGGTAACGTTCCCAACTGATAATAAACACACATGCGGGCAGGTGGTGAGGCACAAACTGACACAAGCAGATCACTCACGTGTTTGAACACTTCCAGTCTCCAGCCCTCTGCTGTCCACCACCACTTCCTCCGTTGCCACCAGAGAATCCACCTCCTCGGCCTCCTCCGAACCCACCACGACCCATCGGGCCTACAGGAACAGGAAAACGCGTCCACAGATTAGTGTCAATACATTCAATCACAAGCATGCCAACTTGATTATTACACAGATGTGCCCTTACATTTCACCACATTCGTTATTATGGCTCATTAGCGCAAAGAATTACAGGTCTAAATCTGAAATAAAAGTACATCCAAGACAACAATATTCATGAGCAGCATCAGATGAGCAACTAGTTTAGGAATCGAACACAGGACTCAACTGCAATGGTTTGGAAAGAGCAGACTTACCACATACACATTACCAAAATCCCCTTGTGCAACCTCACACATGAACTCACCAACAAGCTGATTCTCACCTCCTCGTCCACgaccacctcctctcatgccGCCACCCCTGCCCCCAAAGTCTGCTCTGCGGGTGGCAAAGGACACCTTGATGGGGTTTCCGTTAAAGTCTTTCCCTGGAAAGATGAcaaaggcatttttttttttttattaccagCATAAATGACGACTTCTGACACCACCACTTCATAAATCCAGTACTGTTCAAAGGTCTTAGGCACAAGTTCCACAAAGCAAAAGCAAGGAAAGCTGAAATGCTTTTGTAAATAGGGTGAACGAAATATGCTGAAATTGTGGTTCTGAATCTAATTGTTCAATTAAGAAAGGATGATCATAAGAAGAGAAAGAACAATGATCCACATTATCTTTTATACCCAAGTGTGAGGAACCAACTAACTATACCACATCTTGACCCATACTCATCAGCATTCATGGATAGCAATACAACCACTCAAGGACTCAGCATATTAACAACTGGGCGCCTCCCAGCCTACAACCAGGCACAATGTTGGTATTTGAGATCCGTGCAGAAAATATACCAGAAATGTTACATTGTAACAGATTCTATCAGGATTTTATCACCTGACCCAATCATTTCCACATTCACTAGTCGTATCACTGACATTTACCATCAAACCAGTCGATTGCAGCCTTGGCTGAGGGGGGATCATCAAAAGACACGGTAGCCTCGCCTTTGAGCTTCCCTGACTCTCTGTCCGTGTAGAGGTTGATCATTGGCTGGCCCGTCTTCTTATTGATCTGAGAAGGGAGGTGAAAAGGAAAATAATGTCCCTGGAATGTGTCTTAGTATCTACAGTGTTCTCTTTGGTGTTATTTTTTGTTACGTTTTAATTGCATCGTCTCTATATTTACCAAAATTAATTTTGTCTGAACTATTACACTGCAGATATGtaccacctaaccctaacccatgcaCATGACTAATAGAAACTGAAGCAGGTGTTTGAAGGCGATACGTAGTGTACGTTTGATGTGTGGGATGGGGCTGTACCTTGATTATGCCAATCTGCTTGAAGAAATCTGCCACAGAGTCCACGGTATAGGAGTCTCCAAGGCCTTGTACAAAGATGGTGTTGTTGTCAGAGTTATCCTGGTCTGGCACTATTGGGAACATAGACAGGAAGGTGCCAGTATAATCAGAGCTGAAAAGGGTAGAAACTGCAATAGTATTCAACTGCTAAAAACATTGAGCTAACAGCATAGCTACAATTAAATCTTATCAATGGAAATCCATTTATCTGAGATAGTCCTGGCAATTTACTTTTGTATGAAAGGAAAGTTTGAAAGGTGAAACCATGTTGTAGTTGGTTTGACCATAACCATCATAAAAAGTTACAATTCAGGTCAGTACTTACTGGAGTTGGGGCCCCCAGTAACCTGGTCCCTTGGACCTTAAGGAAGAGCACAGATAAATATGAATGTATTACAAAGCAGAGATTGTGGTTTAGAACCTATAGACAGGCTACTTAACAGTTCCATatctttccactctctctctctcacacacacacgattaagTTCCATAACCTTCCCCCTTTCACTCTACAATGCAATCTATTcagtgtggaatgtgtgtgagggtcattTCTCCAACCAGACAAAATGGGATGGATCACATGAACCATCTTTACTGGTCATATCACCTTGAAACCACCAGATCCAGGTAACAATCCTATTTGTCCTACAGTTTTTTTTAGACTAACACTAACCCACAACTTCTTGATATCACGTTTTGAATGATCATCCATGCCTTCCCACATACCGTACCAAAAAAGCACCCTTTAATCAAGAGCAAAATTTGATATGTGTGGTAAAGGAACATTATAATCTTTGAACTCAGTACTCCAATAGGACAGTAGACATTGTGGAAGCATTTAGGACCACATTTAAATCGGATGTTTCATGACTCACATTTGGTACTTTGCAGTGCTCCATTCCAGTTTTTATCCcagcacacgcatgcacacacagtactcCACGCAAGCACACCACAACATCCAGTTCCTGTTGCTTCATGTGGATTATAACCCCACACATCATGGCCTTA is from Osmerus mordax isolate fOsmMor3 chromosome 3, fOsmMor3.pri, whole genome shotgun sequence and encodes:
- the LOC136940229 gene encoding RNA-binding protein FUS-like, translating into MCSPGYGQDTPPMSGGGRGYGGQDGGYGDHDGRGARGRGEDGEYGGRGADQGFDRGGRGGPRGRGGMGMGDRGGFNKFGGPRDQVTGGPNSMPDQDNSDNNTIFVQGLGDSYTVDSVADFFKQIGIIKINKKTGQPMINLYTDRESGKLKGEATVSFDDPPSAKAAIDWFDGKDFNGNPIKVSFATRRADFGGRGGGMRGGGRGRGGENQLVGPMGRGGFGGGRGGGFSGGNGGSGGGQQRAGDWKCSNTDCGNLNFSWRNECNQCKAPKPDVAGGMSPPLGGGGYGGDGGRGSFDRGGFRGRGGDRGGFRGGRGGDRGGFGPGKMDGRGEHRQDRRDRPY